A region of Porites lutea chromosome 13, jaPorLute2.1, whole genome shotgun sequence DNA encodes the following proteins:
- the LOC140923322 gene encoding uncharacterized protein, with translation MFYFVGPAIDTTHPTANYNSCQAILDHNNHALSGVYQIDLDGGTQDNAFRVYCDMDTEGGGWTLVWSYTFTDYDNFDDYSNAVTPRPNWPANSEVDVPVSFTPPQSEKDYNALNFSMWKQLGKQVLIKSNINNWLMCQPGTGSLVDWKTGSVSCQVIKRVTTKCQSTLGPTNVWISESDNTYGPMYLTSGKSGVYYYFDGSRSNGWPTHDPCAQNQENNLRNVNSPRGNIFIR, from the coding sequence atgttttattttgtaGGTCCAGCCATAGATACTACCCATCCGACTGCGAATTACAACTCGTGCCAAGCTATCCTCGACCATAATAACCATGCCCTCTCGGGAGTTTATCAGATTGATCTTGACGGAGGTACTCAGGACAACGCGTTCAGAGTCTATTGTGATATGGACACTGAAGGAGGAGGCTGGACTCTAGTCTGGAGCTATACTTTCACAGATTACGATAATTTTGATGATTATTCAAATGCGGTCACTCCCAGACCAAACTGGCCAGCAAATTCCGAAGTTGATGTCCCGGTGTCGTTCACTCCACCACAGAGTGAAAAAGATTACAATGCTTTAAACTTTTCGATGTGGAAACAACTTGGAAAACAAGTCCTGATAAAGAGCAACATAAACAATTGGCTGATGTGTCAACCAGGAACAGGAAGTTTGGTTGATTGGAAAACCGGAAGTGTAAGCTGCCAGGTGATCAAAAGAGTGACCACTAAATGTCAAAGTACTCTGGGACCAACTAATGTCTGGATAAGTGAATCGGACAATACCTATGGTCCAATGTATCTTACCTCCGGAAAGTCTGGGGTTTACTATTATTTCGATGGCTCCCGAAGTAATGGCTGGCCAACACATGACCCTTGCGCCCAAAACCAGGAAAACAATTTGAGAAATGTTAATTCTCCTCGTGGAAATATTTTTATCCGCTAA
- the LOC140922676 gene encoding uncharacterized protein isoform X2, producing the protein MNSPKVPEGLEAFLAHAESLHPSGNPKRENGFSKEFQQIKALSSQLKKNPDYSCNHGEMDCNRPKNRYKDIVPFDYNRVMLPTLSGVPGSDYMNGNYIKGADGNTAYIALQGPLPRTVDDFWRLIASHRCQIVIMVCREIEMGKLKCKRYWPMSKDEKMSFAGMQISLISEEDIAEGFVIRTMQMKSVKDEMTVTQLQYTAWPDHDVPKSATPLIEISRTLKSLQGNRKQQVLIHCSAGCGRTGTICAVDYAWDLLKMQKTNNFSVYDIVTSLRKQRMAMVQTKEQYELVYKAVVQLVQEQIEEEKFTFHTYVNVELPKSPKSQTLSGESNYENCEFIRSVNRWKQSDMQNGSVPRKKLPLPVEAPAGTKFDPKPSLSKKPAITPPSPDPSKRPPLPLPSPEQMLTSPDVKGGKDYVNVEFLSSSEQKRKSPMEVTENKPAIPGKPTVPHKPMQNSDGGEIKGQSPTSGQQKPSSISDYEVLPGPSSTASPPTVINTRNKGTVSDYEIPPVASQGAKNPTRHIPEVKPHSRSSSPSNVRDDMVLRGNSLLQPTGAQHDNRGFKTVPNRQKIAAGPKRSLLSAELFEDPGANVGDGFKVGHTPTDSSLLVEAGTVHSHSNVIEKPAIVPHPNTGTVPSGKGQHALLPQKPPRNPVGSYSLVGIPVAGSQMEVSVEPVEVKIAVGPPQVKNTGNSVEGKSTGLPKEPSYELVGHWGQPVKKESPPSVHAYSRNTELEVKNGTKGAPHGSPRPPPKGDREKPTTEGGISPDQEGVHEVLLGTDLYATVAPRPHGQRDTKGSNSPNQSAKSTDSSSKPRNHRLLSSTSISSEDGDAPPVPQKTNEAFLAPGEEPYESVQQHNKGTLDRFKKMIKTGSKSSLPKRLSDVTAPHGFSRSNSSGGGVTLRLDEMGFKKHVSRPKGPRACPKQWPQFNL; encoded by the exons ATGAATTCGCCGAAAGTTCCCGAAGGACTTGAAGCCTTCTTGGCCCATGCAGAAAGCTTACATCCTTCTGGCAATCCTAAACGAGAGAACGGCTTTTCTAAAGAATTTCAG CAAATAAAGGCTTTGTCATCTCAACTAAAGAAAAATCCTGACTATTCATGTAATCATGGGGAGATGGACTGCAATCGACCAAAAAATCGGTACAAAGATATTGTGCCAT TTGACTACAATCGCGTCATGTTACCAACATTATCGGGTGTACCAGGATCAGATTACATGAATGGAAATTATATCAAG GGTGCGGATGGAAACACTGCATACATAGCCTTACAGGGACCTCTGCCAAGAACTGTTGATGATTTTTGGAGGTTGATCGCTTCTCATAGATGCCAG ATCGTGATTATGGTATGCAGAGAAATTGAGATGGGAAAACTGAAGTGTAAAAGATATTGGCCCATGAGTAAGGATGAGAAAATGAGCTTTGCTGGTATGCAAATCTCACTG ATCTCTGAAGAAGACATTGCTGAAGGCTTTGTTATCAGAACTATGCAGATGAAATCTGTGAAG gatGAAATGACAGTGACCCAATTACAGTACACAGCATGGCCTGATCATGACGTCCCAAAGTCAGCAACTCCTCTCATTGAAATTAGTAGAACTCTTAAAAGTCTCCAAggcaacagaaaacaacaagtTTTAATTCACTGCAG TGCTGGATGTGGTAGAACAGGAACAATCTGTGCTGTAGATTATGCTTGGGATCTGCTTAAGATGCAA aaaacaaacaattttagCGTGTATGATATTGTAACAAGCCTAAGAAAGCAAAGGATGGCTATGGTCCAAACCAAG GAGCAGTATGAATTAGTCTACAAAGCTGTAGTCCAACTTGTTCAAGAGCAAATAGAAGAGGAGAAATTCACGTTCCACACATACGTTAATGTAGAGCTGCCCAAGTCTCCAAAGTCACAGACCTTATCTGGGGAATCAAACTATGAGAACTGTGAGTTTATTAGAAGTGTTAATCGGTGGAAACAGAGTGACATGCAAAATGGATCAGTGCCGAGGAAAAAGTTGCCTCTACCGGTGGAAGCTCCAGCAGGTACTAAATTTGATCCTAAACCATCATTGTCAAAAAAACCTGCGATAACACCACCATCTCCTGATCCATCAAAAAGACCTCCTCTTCCACTACCCTCTCCTGAGCAAATGCTGACATCACCTGATGTAAAAGGAGGCAAAGACTATGTAAATGTAGAGTTTTTAAGCTCCAGTGAGCAGAAAAGGAAATCACCCATGGAAGTTACAGAAAACAAGCCTGCAATTCCAGGGAAACCAACAGTCCCTCATAAACCAATGCAAAATTCTGATGGTGGAGAAATTAAGGGTCAATCTCCAACGTCTGGACAACAAAAACCTTCTTCAATATCTGATTATGAAGTTCTTCCTGGACCATCATCGACAGCAAGCCCGCCTACTGTGATTAACACTAGAAATAAAGGGACAGTCAGTGATTACGAGATCCCTCCAGTGGCTTCTCAAGGTGCTAAGAATCCAACCAGACACATTCCTGAAG TTAAGCCCCACTCTAGGTCTTCTAGCCCTTCGAATGTTCGAGATGACATGGTCTTGCGAGGCAACAGTTTACTTCAGCCTACAGGGGCGCAACATGACAACAGAGGTTTCAAGACTGTCCCTAACAGACAGAAGATAGCTGCTGGTCCTAAACGCAGCCTCTTATCTGCAGAGTTATTTGAAGACCCAGGTGCTAATGTTGGGGACGGCTTCAAAGTGGGGCATACACCAACAGATTCCTCATTATTAGTCGAAGCTGGCACTGTTCATTCACACTCTAACGTGATAGAGAAGCCTGCGATAGTACCACACCCTAATACAGGGACTGTGCCATCAGGAAAAGGACAGCACGCGTTGCTACCTCAAAAGCCACCTAGGAATCCGGTCGGGAGTTACAGCTTGGTAGGGATACCGGTAGCCGGAAGTCAAATGGAGGTTTCTGTTGAGCCTGTTGAGGTCAAAATCGCTGTTGGTCCTCCTCAAGTGAAAAATACTGGTAATTCTGTGGAGGGTAAAAGTACTGGTCTTCCTAAGGAACCCTCGTATGAGTTAGTTGGACATTGGGGACAGCCAGTGAAAAAGGAGTCACCTCCTTCTGTGCATGCGTACAGTAGAAACACTGAGTTAGAAGTCAAAAATGGAACTAAAGGAGCACCACATGGCTCACCACGCCCGCCACCTAAAGGAGACAGGGAGAAACCAACTACTGAGGGTGGCATTTCGCCCGATCAAGAGGGGGTTCATGAAGTGTTGCTTGGAACAG ATCTTTATGCTACTGTGGCTCCAAGGCCGCACGGTCAGAGGGACACCAAGGGTAGCAACAGTCCTAACCAGTCCGCCAAGTCTACGGACTCATCTTCAAAGCCTCGTAACCACAGATTACTG agcaGCACATCAATATCAAGTGAAGATGGAGATGCCCCTCCAGTGCCGCAGAAGACAAATGAAGCTTTCCTTGCACCAG
- the LOC140922676 gene encoding uncharacterized protein isoform X1 has translation MNSPKVPEGLEAFLAHAESLHPSGNPKRENGFSKEFQQIKALSSQLKKNPDYSCNHGEMDCNRPKNRYKDIVPFDYNRVMLPTLSGVPGSDYMNGNYIKGADGNTAYIALQGPLPRTVDDFWRLIASHRCQIVIMVCREIEMGKLKCKRYWPMSKDEKMSFAGMQISLISEEDIAEGFVIRTMQMKSVKDEMTVTQLQYTAWPDHDVPKSATPLIEISRTLKSLQGNRKQQVLIHCSAGCGRTGTICAVDYAWDLLKMQKTNNFSVYDIVTSLRKQRMAMVQTKEQYELVYKAVVQLVQEQIEEEKFTFHTYVNVELPKSPKSQTLSGESNYENCEFIRSVNRWKQSDMQNGSVPRKKLPLPVEAPAGTKFDPKPSLSKKPAITPPSPDPSKRPPLPLPSPEQMLTSPDVKGGKDYVNVEFLSSSEQKRKSPMEVTENKPAIPGKPTVPHKPMQNSDGGEIKGQSPTSGQQKPSSISDYEVLPGPSSTASPPTVINTRNKGTVSDYEIPPVASQGAKNPTRHIPEGLLIDLGNNTPPLPNKRSSGDCTRYENIQVKPHSRSSSPSNVRDDMVLRGNSLLQPTGAQHDNRGFKTVPNRQKIAAGPKRSLLSAELFEDPGANVGDGFKVGHTPTDSSLLVEAGTVHSHSNVIEKPAIVPHPNTGTVPSGKGQHALLPQKPPRNPVGSYSLVGIPVAGSQMEVSVEPVEVKIAVGPPQVKNTGNSVEGKSTGLPKEPSYELVGHWGQPVKKESPPSVHAYSRNTELEVKNGTKGAPHGSPRPPPKGDREKPTTEGGISPDQEGVHEVLLGTDLYATVAPRPHGQRDTKGSNSPNQSAKSTDSSSKPRNHRLLSSTSISSEDGDAPPVPQKTNEAFLAPGEEPYESVQQHNKGTLDRFKKMIKTGSKSSLPKRLSDVTAPHGFSRSNSSGGGVTLRLDEMGFKKHVSRPKGPRACPKQWPQFNL, from the exons ATGAATTCGCCGAAAGTTCCCGAAGGACTTGAAGCCTTCTTGGCCCATGCAGAAAGCTTACATCCTTCTGGCAATCCTAAACGAGAGAACGGCTTTTCTAAAGAATTTCAG CAAATAAAGGCTTTGTCATCTCAACTAAAGAAAAATCCTGACTATTCATGTAATCATGGGGAGATGGACTGCAATCGACCAAAAAATCGGTACAAAGATATTGTGCCAT TTGACTACAATCGCGTCATGTTACCAACATTATCGGGTGTACCAGGATCAGATTACATGAATGGAAATTATATCAAG GGTGCGGATGGAAACACTGCATACATAGCCTTACAGGGACCTCTGCCAAGAACTGTTGATGATTTTTGGAGGTTGATCGCTTCTCATAGATGCCAG ATCGTGATTATGGTATGCAGAGAAATTGAGATGGGAAAACTGAAGTGTAAAAGATATTGGCCCATGAGTAAGGATGAGAAAATGAGCTTTGCTGGTATGCAAATCTCACTG ATCTCTGAAGAAGACATTGCTGAAGGCTTTGTTATCAGAACTATGCAGATGAAATCTGTGAAG gatGAAATGACAGTGACCCAATTACAGTACACAGCATGGCCTGATCATGACGTCCCAAAGTCAGCAACTCCTCTCATTGAAATTAGTAGAACTCTTAAAAGTCTCCAAggcaacagaaaacaacaagtTTTAATTCACTGCAG TGCTGGATGTGGTAGAACAGGAACAATCTGTGCTGTAGATTATGCTTGGGATCTGCTTAAGATGCAA aaaacaaacaattttagCGTGTATGATATTGTAACAAGCCTAAGAAAGCAAAGGATGGCTATGGTCCAAACCAAG GAGCAGTATGAATTAGTCTACAAAGCTGTAGTCCAACTTGTTCAAGAGCAAATAGAAGAGGAGAAATTCACGTTCCACACATACGTTAATGTAGAGCTGCCCAAGTCTCCAAAGTCACAGACCTTATCTGGGGAATCAAACTATGAGAACTGTGAGTTTATTAGAAGTGTTAATCGGTGGAAACAGAGTGACATGCAAAATGGATCAGTGCCGAGGAAAAAGTTGCCTCTACCGGTGGAAGCTCCAGCAGGTACTAAATTTGATCCTAAACCATCATTGTCAAAAAAACCTGCGATAACACCACCATCTCCTGATCCATCAAAAAGACCTCCTCTTCCACTACCCTCTCCTGAGCAAATGCTGACATCACCTGATGTAAAAGGAGGCAAAGACTATGTAAATGTAGAGTTTTTAAGCTCCAGTGAGCAGAAAAGGAAATCACCCATGGAAGTTACAGAAAACAAGCCTGCAATTCCAGGGAAACCAACAGTCCCTCATAAACCAATGCAAAATTCTGATGGTGGAGAAATTAAGGGTCAATCTCCAACGTCTGGACAACAAAAACCTTCTTCAATATCTGATTATGAAGTTCTTCCTGGACCATCATCGACAGCAAGCCCGCCTACTGTGATTAACACTAGAAATAAAGGGACAGTCAGTGATTACGAGATCCCTCCAGTGGCTTCTCAAGGTGCTAAGAATCCAACCAGACACATTCCTGAAG GTTTGCTAATCGATCTTGGGAACAATACACCTCCATTGCCGAATAAACGCTCCTCAGGAGATTGCACTAGATATGAGAATATTCAAG TTAAGCCCCACTCTAGGTCTTCTAGCCCTTCGAATGTTCGAGATGACATGGTCTTGCGAGGCAACAGTTTACTTCAGCCTACAGGGGCGCAACATGACAACAGAGGTTTCAAGACTGTCCCTAACAGACAGAAGATAGCTGCTGGTCCTAAACGCAGCCTCTTATCTGCAGAGTTATTTGAAGACCCAGGTGCTAATGTTGGGGACGGCTTCAAAGTGGGGCATACACCAACAGATTCCTCATTATTAGTCGAAGCTGGCACTGTTCATTCACACTCTAACGTGATAGAGAAGCCTGCGATAGTACCACACCCTAATACAGGGACTGTGCCATCAGGAAAAGGACAGCACGCGTTGCTACCTCAAAAGCCACCTAGGAATCCGGTCGGGAGTTACAGCTTGGTAGGGATACCGGTAGCCGGAAGTCAAATGGAGGTTTCTGTTGAGCCTGTTGAGGTCAAAATCGCTGTTGGTCCTCCTCAAGTGAAAAATACTGGTAATTCTGTGGAGGGTAAAAGTACTGGTCTTCCTAAGGAACCCTCGTATGAGTTAGTTGGACATTGGGGACAGCCAGTGAAAAAGGAGTCACCTCCTTCTGTGCATGCGTACAGTAGAAACACTGAGTTAGAAGTCAAAAATGGAACTAAAGGAGCACCACATGGCTCACCACGCCCGCCACCTAAAGGAGACAGGGAGAAACCAACTACTGAGGGTGGCATTTCGCCCGATCAAGAGGGGGTTCATGAAGTGTTGCTTGGAACAG ATCTTTATGCTACTGTGGCTCCAAGGCCGCACGGTCAGAGGGACACCAAGGGTAGCAACAGTCCTAACCAGTCCGCCAAGTCTACGGACTCATCTTCAAAGCCTCGTAACCACAGATTACTG agcaGCACATCAATATCAAGTGAAGATGGAGATGCCCCTCCAGTGCCGCAGAAGACAAATGAAGCTTTCCTTGCACCAG